In the Prochlorococcus marinus CUG1438 genome, TTTCATTTTTATTTAAGTTTTTTTTACAAAAATATGAAAGATAAGAAATTTGCCAAATCAAACAAAATGCAAGTCCAAAAATTGCCAACCGGCATAGAGGGGTTTGATGATGTTTGTAGAGGTGGACTCCCTGTATCCAGAAGTACACTGGTTAGTGGTACATCAGGGACTGGTAAAACTGTTTTTTCTCTTCAATACTTACATCACGGGATTTGCAATTTTGATGAGCCTGGAATCTTTGTTACTTTTGAAGAATCGCCTTTAGACATAATTAGAAACGCGGCTAGCTTCGGATGGGATTTACAAAAATTAATCGATCAAAATAAGTTATTTATATTAGATGCTTCTCCTGATCCTGATGGTCAAGATGTCGCGGGTAGTTTTGACTTATCTGGTCTTATTGAAAGAATTAGTTACGCAATAAGGAAATATAAAGCTAAAAGAGTTGCAATAGATTCAATAACTGCTGTTTTCCAACAATATGATGCAATTTATGTTGTTAGAAGGGAAATATTTAGACTAATTGCGAGATTAAAAGAAATAGGAGTAACTACAGTTATGACTACAGAACGGGTTGATGATTACGGACCTATTGCTAGATATGGAGTAGAAGAATTTGTATCTGATAATGTTGTCTTATTAAGGAATGTTTTAGAGTCAGAGAAGAGAAGAAGAACTTTAGAAGTTTTAAAGTTAAGAGGTACTGTTCATATGAAAGGTGAATACCCATTCACTATGGGTATTGATGGTATAAGTGTGTTTGCTCTTGGCGCAATGAGACTAACCCAAAGATCATCGAATATTAGAATTAGTTCAGGAGTTAAAGATCTCGACGATATGTGTGGTGGCGGTTATTTCCAAGATTCCATAATTCTCGCTACAGGAGCTACTGGTACAGGGAAGACAATGTTAGTATCAAAATTTGTAGAAGATGCATATAACAATAGTGAAAGAGCAATACTATTCGCTTACGAAGAATCAAGAGCGCAATTGCTTAGGAATGCCACTAGTTGGGGAATAGACTTTGAAAAGATGGAAAGTGATGGATTATTAAAAATTATTTGTGCATATCCTGAATCAACTGGCCTTGAGGATCACTTGCAAATAATAAAAACGCAAATTAACCAATTTAAACCAAAGAGAATGGCGATAGATTCCCTTTCAGCATTAGCAAGAGGTGTAAGTTTAAATGCATTTAGACAGTTTGTAATTGCAGTGACAGGTTATACAAAACAGGAAGAGATAGCAGGCTTTTTTACCAATACTGCAGAAGAATTCATGGGAAGTCATTCTATTACTGATTCTCACATCTCCACAATTACAGATACCATTTTATTGCTCCAATATGTTGAAATAAAAGGAGAGATGGCAAGGGCTTTAAATGTCTTTAAAATGAGAGGATCATGGCACGACAAAAGAATAAGAGAATTTATTATCACTAATAAAGGACCTGAAATAAAAGATTCTTTTTCAAACTTTGAGCAGATATTTAGTGGAGCCCCTCACAGAGTTGTACCTGATCAAAGTGTTCAAAATGTTTTTAAAGGTTTAGAAAATAATTAGGTAAACTTAGCTGATTTCTGGGTTTGAAAAAGTACCTACGTTGTTTATGGTTTGAGTCAATAATTCATCTCTGTCAGACTGTGACAAGGCTAAATCAAACCAAAAGGTTGTTCCAACGCCTAATTCACTAGCCATCCGAATTTCTCCACCATGTTTTTCAATTATCCCTCTCACTATAGATAAACCTAAACCTGTTCCTTGTTCAGTGTGAACAGCATTCTCTACTCTATAAAAACGGTCAAATATCTTTTCTTGATCTGCTTGTGATATTCCCGAACCAGTATCAGAGATCTCAATTCTTACTTTTGGTAAGGGTGAAACTAACTCACATTGAGGAGCTCCATGATCTTTTTTACTAGGAGGAAAGGCAGGGCATGAATCTGGCCAAGTGTAAGCTCTTATCATTAAGTTGCTGTTTTTGGGACTAAATTTCAAACCATTACCGAGCAAATTATCAAAAACTTGTAAAAGTAAATCAAAGTTTCCCAGAATTGAAGGGATAGTTTCTTCGATGTCATGAGCTAAAGAAACATTTTTTTCTATTGCATTGAGCTTATAATTTCTTAGAGTTTGTTCAATTGCTTGCTTAATATCCATTTCTTCTAATTGAACTATTTTACCTGATTCTAATCTTGATAAATCCAATACATCATTTACTAGTCTTGTCAGCCTATCTGTTTCTGAATTTGCTATTCCAAGAAATTCGAGTTGTTCCTCATTAGATAGCTGATCTTTTAAATCATGTAAGGTCTCTACGTAACTTTTAATGTTAAAAAGTGGTGTCCTTAATTCATGGGAAACGTTACTAATAAATCTGTTTTGTGCCGCATTTAATTCTACCTCTCTTGTAAGATCCTGAATTGTGACAGCAATACCTTTTAATTCAACTTTGTTTGTATCTAATACTGACTGTAAGACAATTCTTAAAGTTCTAGCGGGTTCTCCTAAGCTAAACCTTAAATCATCTTTCTCCTTTTCTCTATTAAGTATGGATTCTATATTTGTATGTAAGTCATTAGATAAAATTTCGGGTATCTCATTTAAAAAAAATTTTCCTTCAAGAAATCTTCCTTCCCAACGAAATAATCGTTTTGCTGTTGGATTAGTAAGTAC is a window encoding:
- a CDS encoding HAMP domain-containing protein, producing the protein MADTNNQENRDYKIINIENINNNYWINRLLTWWSGFSLRTKLLAIATLVVSLLMTGITFFALNSIQRDAGMNDTRYARDLGLLLSGNVTELVANNQKKEISNVAEKFWRSSRNLRYIFFTDAEDIVQLGIPISATPTSSDSQFQLTRRLKLPSELKKRPQFPLVRQHVTPQGQVTDVFVPMLWKGKYLGTLALGVTPNKKALASAALTREVTIAVFISIWVLVILGAVFNALTITRPVRELVRGVREISKGNFKSRISLPMTGDLGELLNGFNRMATQLENYDEANIEELKAAQIKQQSLIATMADGAILLDSQGKIVLTNPTAKRLFRWEGRFLEGKFFLNEIPEILSNDLHTNIESILNREKEKDDLRFSLGEPARTLRIVLQSVLDTNKVELKGIAVTIQDLTREVELNAAQNRFISNVSHELRTPLFNIKSYVETLHDLKDQLSNEEQLEFLGIANSETDRLTRLVNDVLDLSRLESGKIVQLEEMDIKQAIEQTLRNYKLNAIEKNVSLAHDIEETIPSILGNFDLLLQVFDNLLGNGLKFSPKNSNLMIRAYTWPDSCPAFPPSKKDHGAPQCELVSPLPKVRIEISDTGSGISQADQEKIFDRFYRVENAVHTEQGTGLGLSIVRGIIEKHGGEIRMASELGVGTTFWFDLALSQSDRDELLTQTINNVGTFSNPEIS
- the kaiC gene encoding circadian clock protein KaiC → MKDKKFAKSNKMQVQKLPTGIEGFDDVCRGGLPVSRSTLVSGTSGTGKTVFSLQYLHHGICNFDEPGIFVTFEESPLDIIRNAASFGWDLQKLIDQNKLFILDASPDPDGQDVAGSFDLSGLIERISYAIRKYKAKRVAIDSITAVFQQYDAIYVVRREIFRLIARLKEIGVTTVMTTERVDDYGPIARYGVEEFVSDNVVLLRNVLESEKRRRTLEVLKLRGTVHMKGEYPFTMGIDGISVFALGAMRLTQRSSNIRISSGVKDLDDMCGGGYFQDSIILATGATGTGKTMLVSKFVEDAYNNSERAILFAYEESRAQLLRNATSWGIDFEKMESDGLLKIICAYPESTGLEDHLQIIKTQINQFKPKRMAIDSLSALARGVSLNAFRQFVIAVTGYTKQEEIAGFFTNTAEEFMGSHSITDSHISTITDTILLLQYVEIKGEMARALNVFKMRGSWHDKRIREFIITNKGPEIKDSFSNFEQIFSGAPHRVVPDQSVQNVFKGLENN